One Ananas comosus cultivar F153 linkage group 1, ASM154086v1, whole genome shotgun sequence DNA window includes the following coding sequences:
- the LOC109722451 gene encoding uncharacterized protein LOC109722451: MVLLFLHKQATDCGDLDAAKERISLLKKVESIIWSVINSGGRYEARLWLCNTISAVHSITPCDQRDLFVDFVKSNVSKQDVAVQLLQMIFEKRPEKVGPIFARRCRMLEKFFEGNPRRIMQWFDNFAAAGESGHKRGARAISQFAFVNRDICWEELEWKGKHGQSPAVVATKPHYFHDLDVLRTVENFLEYVPDFWSSDELADSVKDGEILQIDTRYFVNQFVQLMYEEKSEDVWNVIEDFLTEEQFSSLSQHLLILLDERRLLVFLKSLGSYIRPNSQCKEFKFPCCWLEILLSNSNFSASLDDVLLLNAALAKGRQLLRLISDEEHDEERENVEKLLRSSMTFSEAAHRAFMKECEEMKQLKAIKYIGLQSWILYYQLSKECETSKSCESLFVENRIGFHVVDDFSLVSSDRPSNGCDLGSDDEDLGRKGHKKRKRDKKRRRKKCNHDESSPDHLMDFENSNGWRSSQSGARSWRLSTDNFSCVWNIADIPEHLSMHYFRTWAKWLRSKW; the protein is encoded by the exons ATGGTTCTTTTGTTCCTGCACAAACAAGCTACTGATTGTGGCGACTTGGATGCTGCGAAAGAGAGAATCTCTCTTCTAAAGAAAGTAGAATCCATTATCTGGTCGGTAATAAATTCTGGTGGCCGGTACGAGGCTCGCTTGTGGCTGTGCAATACGATCTCGGCCGTCCATTCTATCACTCCGTGTGATCAGCGCGACCTGTTTGTCGACTTTGTGAAGTCGAACGTTTCGAAACAAGATGTTGCCGTTCAATTACTGCAAATGATTTTTGAGAAGAGACCGGAAAAGGTTGGGCCTATATTCGCGAGGAGGTGCCGCATGCTCGAGAAGTTTTTTGAAG GGAACCCACGGCGCATTATGCAATGGTTCGATAATTTTGCTGCTGCTGGTGAGTCGGGACATAAAAGGGGTGCTAGAGCAATATCCCAGTTTGCATTCGTGAATCGTGACATTTGCTGGGAGGAGCTCGAGTGGAAGGGAAAACACGGGCAGTCGCCAGCAGTTGTTGCGACGAAGCCGCATTACTTTCACGACCTTGATGTTCTTCGAACGGTGGAGAACTTTCTTGAATATGTGCCAGATTTTTGGTCGTCAGATGAGCTCGCTGATTCCGTCAAAGATGGGGAGATTTTGCAAATCGATACCAGATATTTTGTCAATCAGTTTGTGCAATTGATGTACGAGGAGAAAAGTGAAGATGTATGGAACGTCATCGAAGATTTTTTGACGGAGGAGCAATTCTCGTCTCTTTCTCAACACCTCCTTATTCTCCTTGATGAACGGAGGCTCCTCGTTTTCTTGAAGTCCCTTGGGAGTTATATTAGGCCAAATTCGCAATGCAAAGAGTTCAAGTTCCCGTGTTGTTGGCTTGAGATTCTTTTGTCAAATAGTAACTTTTCAGCGTCTCTCGATGACGTTCTCCTATTAAATGCTGCCCTTGCCAAGGGCAGACAGCTGTTACGCCTTATCAGCGATGAAGAACATGATGAAGAAAGGGAGAATGTGGAAAAGCTTTTGAGAAGCTCGATGACTTTCAGTGAAGCTGCTCATCGGGCTTTCATGAAAGAATGTGAAGAAATGAAGCAGCTCAAGGCAATCAAGTACATTGGGCTTCAATCGTGGATTCTCTACTATCAATTGTCGAAAGAATGCGAGACCTCAAAATCATGTGAATCTTTGTTTGTTGAGAACAGAATAGGATTTCACGTGGTTGATGATTTTTCATTAGTAAGTTCAGATCGGCCCTCAAATGGATGTGATTTAGGTTCCGATGATGAGGATTTAGGGAGAAAAGGCcacaagaagagaaaaagggacaagaagagaaggagaaagaaatgCAATCATGATGAAAGCAGTCCGGATCATCTAATGGATTTTGAAAATTCGAATGGATGGAGAAGCTCGCAATCAGGGGCGAGGAGTTGGCGGCTCTCAACAGACAACTTTTCCTGCGTATGGAACATT GCCGACATACCTGAGCATCTTTCCATGCACTACTTTAGAACATGGGCAAAGTGGCTTCGCTCCAAATGGTAG
- the LOC109715001 gene encoding uncharacterized protein LOC109715001, giving the protein MYAQFGPNPTIEMSSLSSLLSFRSPIHSRGALLRRFGGTTTMMSGTVDPRCSIAPRAFECLDGIRTLAESGRYKAWFLDQFGVLHDGKKPYPGAISTLENLAKHGAKMVVISNSSRRASTTIEKLNKLGFDSSLFVGAITSGELTHQYLQRRDDPWFAALGRKCIHMTWSDRGAISLEGLGLQIVTGVDDADFILAHGTEALGLPSGDATPMCLEDLEKILELCANRKIPMVVANPDYVTVEVRALRVMPGTLAAKYEELGGEVRWMGKPDKVIYASAMAMANADAGDCIAVGDSLHHDIKGANRAGIASAFIAGGIHADELGLSSFGEASSSDSVHTLSCKYDAYPSYVLPAFTW; this is encoded by the exons atgtATGCGCAATTTGGGCCCAATCCCACCATCGAAATGAGCTCGCTCtcatctctcctctccttccGATCCCCAATCCACTCTCGAG GTGCTCTTCTCCGACGCTTCGGggggacgacgacgatgatgagTGGCACGGTGGACCCCCGTTGCTCGATCGCGCCTCGGGCCTTCGAGTGCTTGGATGGGATCCGAACCCTAGCGGAATCGGGACGCTATAAG GCTTGGTTCTTAGATCAATTTGGAGTCCTTCATGATGGCAAAAAACCGTACCCTGGCGCCATTTCTACAT TAGAGAATCTAGCAAAGCATGGGGCGAAGATGGTAGTTATAAGCAATTCTTCCCGGCGAGCATCTACAACCATAGAGAAGCTAAATAAACTTGGCTTTGATTCTTCTTTGTTCGTCGGGGCCATCACTAGTGGAGAATTGACGCATCAATACCTTCAGAG GAGGGACGATCCATGGTTTGCGGCTCTCGGAAGAAAATGCATACACATGACGTGGAGTGATCGAGGTGCAATATCTCTTGAG GGCCTAGGCTTGCAAATTGTGACTGGTGTCGATGATGCTGATTTTATATTAGCTCATGGAACTGAAGCGCTTGGGCTTCCTTCGGGTGATGCAACGCCCATGTGTCTTGAGGACCTCGAGAAAATATTGGAGCTCTGCGCCAACAGGAAAATTCCTATGGTGGTAGCGAATCCAGATTATGTAACTGTGGAAGTTAGAGCTTTGCGTGTCATGCCTG gtacACTGGCAGCTAAATATGAGGAACTTGGAGGTGAAGTGAGATGGATGGGAAAGCCTGATAAG GTGATCTATGCATCAGCTATGGCCATGGCAAATGCGGATGCCGGTGATTGTATTGCCGTTGGCGACTCTCTCCACCACGACATAAAGGGCGCGAATAGAGCTGGAATCGCTTCGGCATTTATAGCCGGCGGAATCCATGCAGACGAACTCGGGCTCAGTTCATTTGGAGAAGCCTCCAGTTCTGATTCAGTCCATACACTGTCCTGCAAATATGATGCTTATCCATCTTATGTTTTGCCTGCTTTTACATGGTAG
- the LOC109714987 gene encoding pentatricopeptide repeat-containing protein At3g02650, mitochondrial, with protein MWRSKARAFLLLKPSILRSPPSQVLSKTLTLIPAPPPMPTPTHFRTLRSFSSTNHAFSSDYDPKNPNGSSESAAFEAGGENPSGSALNEKETSPNEVEGDSLSSLWEESINGDDADSIFAAESKSVVGAADESEEFDIDEEVDHIRSVIETCPADQIERTYTKLAFHMTEEVLSRVFKTTPCSAEKFIAFFKIVAINYPFTKNLRTVGFLVDAISLVDELEKKDAYMLWDLIKEIGKEKGLVTTEVLNSLISMFWKLGKAKAALEVFEKFDEFGCSPDGNTYYFTIEALGRRSMIDTAWSVCEKMINSGRFPDGEKMGEIVLFFCRGGKPKEAHLVYLAAKESKVSLSASVFDFLVGALSKKDETIYTAMELLEDYPKESLKYANKSFASVIHGLCKVKDVKEAKKLLLRMVNVGPAPGNAAFNYVITALSKAGEMDDAKNLLKVMDSRGLRPDVYAYTVIMSGYAKGGLLDEAHEILREAKRIHQKLSPVTYHILIRGYCKMEQFEKALECLNEMKEDGMQPNTDEYNKLIQSLCLKAMDWRTAEKLLEEMTESGLYLKGITRSLIAAVKELEEEEIGPAISAET; from the coding sequence aTGTGGAGATCCAAAGCGAGGGCTTTCCTCCTCCTCAAACCCTCGATCCTTAGGTCACCACCATCCCAGGTactctccaaaaccctaaccctaatcccagCGCCACCTCCCATGCCCACCCCAACCCATTTCCGCACCCTCAGATCCTTCTCCTCGACCAACCACGCCTTCTCCTCGGATTATGACCCCAAAAACCCTAATGGCTCTTCAGAATCGGCGGCGTTTGAGGCCGGAGGTGAGAACCCTAGCGGTTCCGCTTTAAATGAGAAGGAGACCAGTCCTAACGAGGTGGAGGGCGATAGTTTGAGCTCTCTTTGGGAGGAGAGCATTAATGGTGATGATGCCGATAGCATCTTCGCAGCGGAGTCCAAATCCGTAGTGGGAGCTGCAGATGAATCTGAGGAGTTTGATATTGACGAGGAAGTTGATCACATCCGATCTGTTATAGAAACTTGTCCGGCCGATCAGATAGAGAGGACCTACACAAAGTTGGCATTTCACATGACTGAAGAGGTCCTCTCTAGGGTTTTCAAAACCACACCTTGTTCCGCCGAAAAGTTCATTGCTTTCTTTAAAATTGTTGCGATAAATTATCCTTTCACGAAGAATTTGAGAACCGTGGGGTTTCTCGTCGATGCAATTAGCCTAGTGGATGAGCTTGAAAAGAAGGATGCTTACATGTTGTGGGATTTGATTAAGGAGATAGGGAAAGAGAAAGGGTTGGTTACTACCGAGGTTCTTAACAGTTTGATCTCCATGTTTTGGAAGCTGGGGAAAGCGAAGGCTGCTCTTGAGGTCTTCGAAAAGTTTGATGAGTTTGGGTGTAGCCCGGATGGGAATACTTACTATTTCACCATCGAAGCACTTGGTCGGAGGTCCATGATTGATACTGCTTGGTCTGTTTGCGAGAAGATGATCAATTCAGGGAGATTTCCTGATGGCGAGAAGATGGGTGAAATTGTTCTCTTCTTCTGCCGAGGTGGAAAGCCTAAAGAGGCTCATTTAGTCTATTTAGCTGCAAAGGAGAGTAAGGTCTCTCTATCGGCATCTGTCTTCGATTTTCTGGTCGGTGCACTATCTAAAAAAGATGAAACCATTTATACCGCTATGGAGTTACTTGAAGACTATCCAAAAGAGTCCCTTAAGTACGCGAATAAGTCTTTTGCTTCGGTTATTCATGGTTTATGTAAGGTGAAAGATGTAAAAGAAGCAAAGAAGTTGCTACTTAGGATGGTAAATGTAGGGCCGGCACCTGGTAATGCGGCGTTCAACTATGTTATTACCGCACTCTCTAAAGCAGGGGAAATGGATGATGCGAAGAATCTATTGAAAGTAATGGACAGCAGGGGGCTCAGACCAGATGTTTATGCTTATACTGTTATAATGAGCGGCTATGCGAAGGGCGGCCTATTGGATGAAGCCCATGAAATCCTTCGTGAAGCCAAGAGAATACATCAAAAGTTGAGTCCTGTTACTTACCATATTCTAATTCGTGGTTACTGCAAAATGGAACAGTTCGAGAAGGCCCTTGAGTGCTTAAATGAGATGAAGGAAGATGGTATGCAGCCAAACACAGATGAATATAACAAACTTATCCAGTCTTTGTGCCTCAAGGCTATGGACTGGCGCACGGCGGAGAAGCTCTTGGAGGAGATGACGGAGAGTGGACTCTATCTTAAGGGGATAACGCGTAGTCTAATAGCAGCAGTTAAGGAACTAGAAGAGGAGGAAATTGGACCGGCCATCAGTGCTGAGACGTAG
- the LOC109720316 gene encoding beta-glucosidase 4, which yields MANAKNGSCDGALKEVRRSDFPEGFVFGVATSAYQVEGARREGGKGDSIWDVFCEKKENIMDRSNGEIAVDQYHRYKEDVELMAKLGFGAYRFSISWPRIFPDGLGTKISAEGVAYYNNLIDSLLEKGIQPYATLYHWDLPYNLHNSMGGWLSEKIVEYFALYAEACFANFGDRVKHWITINEPLQTAVNGYGVGIFAPGVREDTSIEPYLAAHHQLLAHAAAYAVYKEKFKATQGGDVGLVLDCEWAEAFSDKEEDKIATERRLDFQLGWYLDPIFYGDYPAVMRQRLGDKLPKLSEKDKELLSNAIDFVGLNHYTSRFISHVQKPRGIHFYQVQEMERIAKWNNGEVIGDKAASEWLYIVPWGIRRTLNYIATRYRNPKIYVTENGMDEEDSEISTLSEALNDIKRVGYFKGYIAAVAQAIRDGADVRGYFAWSFLDNFEWAQGYTKRFGLVYVDYKNGLTRHPKASALWFSRFLKGEDDEDNNNTEINKG from the exons ATGGCGAATGCGAAAAATGGGAGCTGCGACGGAGCTCTAAAGGAGGTGCGGAGGAGCGATTTCCCGGAGGGTTTCGTTTTCGGCGTCGCCACTTCCGCTTACCAG GTTGAAGGGGCAAGAAGAGAGGGAGGCAAGGGTGACAGCATTTGGGATGTTTTCTGCGAGAAAAAAG AGAATATCATGGACAGAAGCAATGGCGAAATTGCAGTGGATCAATATCATCGCTATAAG GAAGATGTTGAGCTTATGGCCAAGTTAGGCTTTGGCGCTTATCGATTTTCCATATCTTGGCCTCGCATATTCCCTG ATGGTCTGGGAACTAAGATCAGTGCCGAGGGGGTCGCCTACTATAACAACCTCATTGATTCCCTGTTAGAGAAAG GTATTCAGCCTTATGCGACTCTATATCATTGGGATCTTCCTTATAACCTACATAATTCTATGGGAGGATGGCTATCTGAGAAGATTGT GGAATATTTTGCGCTGTATGCAGAAGCTTGCTTTGCCAATTTTGGAGACAGAGTAAAACACTGGATAACAATCAATGAACCTCTTCAAACTGCTGTAAATGGTTATGGTGTTGGAATTTTTGCTCCTGGAGTACGTGAAGATACATCCATCGAACCTTACTTGGCCGCCCATCACCAACTCTTGGCCCATGCTGCAGCCTATGCTGTGTACAAGGAGAAGTTTAAG GCTACACAAGGTGGTGACGTGGGGCTGGTTCTTGATTGTGAATGGGCGGAGGCATTTTCAgataaagaagaagataagATTGCTACAGAGAGACGGCTTGATTTTCAGCTTGGCtg GTACTTGGATCCGATCTTCTATGGTGACTATCCTGCAGTTATGCGACAGAGGCTAGGAGATAAACTTCCAAAATTATCAGAGAAAGATAAAGAACTGCTGAGTAATGCGATCGATTTTGTCGGTCTGAATCATTATACATCAAGGTTTATTTCTCATGTGCAGAAGCCACGAGGTATTCATTTCTACCAGGTGCAAGAAATGGAAAGAATAG CTAAATGGAACAATGGTGAAGTGATTGGTGACAAG GCTGCGTCTGAGTGGCTTTACATAGTTCCTTGGGGCATCAGGAGAACCCTCAATTATATAGCAACAAGATATCGCAATCCCAAAATATATGTAACCGAGAATG GCATGGATGAAGAAGACAGTGAAATTTCGACTCTCAGTGAGGCCTTAAATGATATAAAGAGAGTGGGATATTTTAAGGGATATATTGCTGCAGTTGCACAAGCAATAAG GGATGGCGCCGATGTTCGAGGATACTTTGCATGGTCCTTCTTGGACAACTTCGAGTGGGCTCAAGGATACACCAAGCGGTTTGGTTTGGTCTACGTCGACTACAAGAACGGGCTCACGAGGCACCCGAAAGCGTCGGCGCTGTGGTTCTCTCGCTTCTTGAAGGGTGAAGATGATGAAGACAACAACAATACTGAGATCAACAAGGGTTAA